From Mycobacterium lacus, one genomic window encodes:
- a CDS encoding type II toxin-antitoxin system death-on-curing family toxin — MTEYLDLEDLLEVAREAVGGDVAVRDYGLLESALARPRASVFGQDAYPDLHLKAAALLHSLARHHALVDGNKRLAWTACRTFLAINGRWISAPEDERFDLVIAVATGVVPELDKNAEHLRTWSYQEG, encoded by the coding sequence ATGACCGAATACCTGGATCTCGAAGACCTGCTGGAAGTAGCGCGCGAGGCCGTCGGTGGGGACGTCGCGGTCCGGGACTACGGCTTGCTGGAATCGGCCCTAGCGCGGCCCCGCGCGTCGGTGTTCGGCCAGGATGCCTATCCAGATCTGCACCTCAAGGCCGCCGCGCTGCTGCACTCGCTGGCTCGTCATCACGCGCTAGTGGACGGAAACAAGCGACTCGCGTGGACAGCCTGTCGGACCTTTCTAGCCATCAACGGTCGATGGATTAGCGCGCCCGAGGACGAACGCTTCGACCTCGTGATCGCCGTCGCCACCGGTGTAGTGCCCGAACTGGACAAGAATGCCGAGCACCTACGCACCTGGAGCTACCAGGAGGGTTGA
- a CDS encoding DUF559 domain-containing protein, whose amino-acid sequence MSELTWPFLGAEALAAKAISERAMRQLYEPVYPGVYMPSGIAMTARQRAVAAWLWSRRRAVVTGNSAAALLGAKWVSPALDAELICANRRPPRAIAVYTDAVLPGEVLEVGGVPVTGPARTAFDIGRRTTSRLQAVQRLDALANATDVKLTDVERVMAQHSGVRGLVRLRSVLPLVDGGAESPQETRTRLVLIDAGLPRPQTQIRVFDDYGDFVARIDMGYEELRVGIEYDGPQHWTDPERRARDIDRSSALLDQGWTIIRVSSDLLRYRQGTFVARVVAAMRAAGWRP is encoded by the coding sequence ATGAGCGAACTCACCTGGCCCTTCTTGGGGGCCGAAGCCCTGGCCGCAAAGGCCATTTCCGAGCGCGCGATGCGACAGCTGTATGAGCCCGTCTATCCGGGCGTCTACATGCCATCTGGCATCGCGATGACAGCGCGCCAGCGCGCGGTTGCGGCATGGCTGTGGTCGCGACGCCGCGCCGTCGTCACGGGCAATTCGGCAGCGGCCCTACTGGGCGCAAAGTGGGTGAGCCCGGCGCTTGATGCGGAGCTGATATGCGCAAACCGTCGCCCGCCGCGCGCCATCGCCGTGTACACCGACGCCGTGCTTCCCGGTGAGGTGCTCGAAGTCGGCGGGGTCCCGGTAACCGGCCCGGCGCGCACGGCCTTCGATATCGGGCGCCGAACAACGTCGCGGCTGCAGGCCGTCCAGCGCCTTGACGCGTTGGCCAACGCGACCGACGTCAAGCTCACCGACGTCGAGCGCGTCATGGCGCAGCATTCCGGTGTGCGGGGTCTGGTCCGGCTCCGGTCCGTGTTGCCGCTGGTCGACGGGGGTGCGGAATCCCCGCAGGAGACGCGGACCCGGTTGGTGTTGATCGACGCGGGCCTGCCCAGACCGCAGACGCAGATCAGGGTGTTCGACGATTACGGGGACTTTGTTGCCCGCATCGACATGGGTTACGAAGAATTGCGCGTCGGCATCGAATACGACGGACCGCAACACTGGACGGACCCGGAACGGCGCGCTCGAGATATCGACCGGTCCAGCGCGTTGCTCGATCAGGGCTGGACGATCATCCGGGTAAGCAGTGACCTGCTCCGATACCGGCAGGGCACGTTCGTAGCCCGAGTCGTTGCGGCAATGCGGGCGGCGGGGTGGCGTCCATGA
- the fadA6 gene encoding steroid 3-ketoacyl-CoA thiolase FadA6 yields MTEAYVIDAVRTAVGKRGGALAGVHPVDLGALAWRGLLDRVDVDPAAVDDVIAGCVDAIGGQAGNIARLSWLAAGYPEEVPGVTVDRQCGSSQQAISFGAQAIMSGTADLIVAGGVQNMSQIPISSAMTVGEQFGFTSPTNESKQWLHRYGDQEISQFRGSELIAEKWNLSREEMERYALTSHERAFAAIRAGHFDNEILTVETESGPFRVDEGPRESSLQQMAGLKTLVEGGRLTAAMASQISDGASAVLLASEQAVKDHGLTPRARIHHVSARAADPVFMLTGPIPATRHALDKTGLSIEDVDTVEINEAFAPVVMAWLKEIKADPDKVNPNGGAIALGHPLGATGAKLFTTMLNTLERIGGRYGLQTMCEGGGTANVTIIERL; encoded by the coding sequence GTGACAGAGGCGTATGTCATCGACGCCGTGCGCACCGCGGTTGGCAAGCGGGGCGGCGCGCTGGCCGGGGTACATCCCGTCGACCTGGGTGCCCTCGCGTGGCGCGGATTGCTCGACCGGGTCGACGTCGACCCCGCCGCCGTTGACGATGTGATCGCCGGTTGTGTCGACGCCATCGGCGGGCAGGCGGGCAACATCGCGCGGCTGTCGTGGTTGGCCGCCGGCTATCCGGAAGAGGTTCCCGGTGTCACCGTGGATCGGCAGTGTGGCTCCAGCCAGCAGGCGATTTCCTTTGGGGCACAGGCGATCATGTCCGGCACGGCCGACCTCATCGTGGCCGGCGGCGTGCAGAACATGAGCCAGATCCCGATCTCGTCGGCGATGACCGTCGGCGAACAATTCGGGTTCACCTCGCCAACCAACGAGTCCAAGCAGTGGCTGCATCGTTACGGCGATCAGGAGATCTCGCAGTTCCGTGGCTCGGAGCTGATCGCCGAGAAGTGGAACCTGTCCCGCGAAGAGATGGAGCGGTACGCATTGACCAGCCACGAGCGCGCGTTCGCGGCGATCCGGGCGGGCCACTTCGACAACGAAATCCTCACCGTGGAAACCGAATCCGGGCCGTTCCGGGTAGACGAGGGCCCGCGCGAGTCCTCGCTGCAGCAGATGGCCGGGTTGAAGACGCTGGTCGAGGGCGGCCGGCTGACCGCGGCGATGGCCAGTCAGATTTCCGACGGCGCCAGCGCGGTGCTGTTGGCTTCCGAACAGGCCGTCAAAGACCATGGACTGACGCCCCGGGCCCGCATCCACCACGTCAGCGCCCGCGCGGCCGACCCGGTGTTCATGCTGACCGGTCCCATCCCCGCCACCCGCCACGCGCTCGACAAGACCGGGCTATCCATCGAAGACGTCGACACCGTCGAGATCAACGAGGCGTTCGCGCCGGTCGTCATGGCCTGGCTCAAGGAAATCAAGGCCGACCCGGACAAGGTCAACCCTAACGGCGGCGCGATCGCGCTCGGGCATCCGCTGGGCGCCACCGGGGCCAAGTTGTTTACGACCATGCTGAATACGTTGGAACGCATTGGCGGTCGCTATGGCCTGCAGACGATGTGCGAGGGCGGCGGGACGGCGAACGTCACGATCATCGAGCGGCTCTAG
- a CDS encoding TetR/AcrR family transcriptional regulator translates to MFAERGLRATTVRDIADGAGILSGSLYHHFASKEEMVDDLLRGFLDWLFARYREIVDREPNPLERLKGLFMASFEAIEHRHAQVVIYQNEAQRLSSQPRFSYIEDLNKQQRKMWVDVLNQGIEEGYFRPDLDVDLVYRFIRDTTWVSVRWYQPGGPLTAEQVGQNYLAIVLGGITNEGV, encoded by the coding sequence ATGTTCGCCGAGCGCGGCCTGCGCGCCACCACCGTGCGCGATATCGCCGACGGTGCCGGCATCTTGTCCGGCAGCCTGTACCACCACTTCGCCTCCAAGGAGGAGATGGTCGACGACCTGCTGCGCGGGTTTCTCGATTGGCTCTTTGCCCGCTATCGCGAGATCGTGGACCGCGAACCCAACCCGCTGGAGCGGCTCAAGGGGTTGTTCATGGCGTCGTTCGAGGCGATCGAGCACCGGCACGCGCAGGTCGTCATCTACCAGAACGAAGCCCAACGGCTGTCGTCGCAACCCCGGTTCTCCTATATCGAGGACCTGAACAAGCAACAGCGAAAGATGTGGGTCGACGTGCTCAATCAGGGCATCGAGGAGGGCTACTTCCGGCCCGACCTCGACGTCGACCTGGTCTACCGCTTCATTCGCGACACCACCTGGGTGTCGGTCCGCTGGTATCAACCCGGCGGGCCACTCACGGCGGAGCAGGTGGGCCAGAACTACCTCGCCATCGTCCTTGGCGGGATCACCAACGAAGGAGTCTGA
- a CDS encoding CopG family transcriptional regulator, with protein sequence MGMTLRTSDQQTAALRRQAAAEGRSMQAVALSAIDEYIARREHQAKVAAALQRVVREEAGVLERLKDA encoded by the coding sequence ATGGGCATGACCCTGCGCACCAGTGATCAGCAGACGGCGGCGCTGCGCCGGCAGGCCGCCGCCGAGGGGCGGTCGATGCAGGCTGTCGCGCTGTCGGCCATCGACGAGTACATCGCCCGGCGGGAGCACCAGGCCAAGGTTGCCGCGGCGCTGCAGCGCGTGGTGCGCGAGGAGGCTGGGGTTTTGGAGCGACTTAAGGACGCATGA
- the ipdF gene encoding (5R,7aS)-5-hydroxy-7a-methyl-1-oxo-2,3,5,6,7,7a-hexahydro-1H-indene-carboxyl-CoA reductase, whose translation MSLSEAPKEVAGHGLLDGKVVVVTAAAGTGIGSATARRALLEGADVMISDHHERRLGETADELSALGLGRVEGVLCDVTSSVQVDALIDSTTARMGRIDVLVNNAGLGGQTPVADMTDDEWDRVLDVTLTSVFRATRAALRYFRDAPHGGVIVNNASVLGWRAQHSQAHYAAAKAGVMALTRCSAIEAVEYGVRINAVSPSIARHKFLDKTSSPELLDRLSANEAFGRAAEPWEVAATIAFLASDYSSYLTGEVISVSSQHP comes from the coding sequence ATGAGTTTGTCCGAGGCACCGAAAGAGGTTGCTGGACACGGGCTTCTGGACGGCAAGGTGGTGGTGGTGACCGCCGCCGCGGGCACCGGCATCGGTTCGGCCACCGCACGGCGGGCTCTGCTCGAGGGCGCCGACGTCATGATCTCCGACCATCATGAACGACGGCTGGGCGAGACCGCCGACGAATTGTCCGCGCTGGGACTCGGTCGGGTCGAAGGCGTGCTGTGCGACGTGACATCCAGTGTCCAGGTTGACGCCCTGATCGACTCCACCACCGCGCGGATGGGCCGGATCGACGTGCTGGTCAACAACGCCGGCCTGGGCGGGCAGACGCCGGTGGCCGACATGACCGACGACGAGTGGGACCGCGTCCTGGACGTGACACTGACGTCGGTATTCCGGGCCACCCGGGCGGCGCTGCGGTACTTCCGGGACGCGCCGCACGGTGGTGTGATCGTCAACAACGCCAGCGTCCTGGGCTGGCGGGCCCAGCACTCGCAGGCCCACTATGCGGCTGCCAAGGCCGGGGTGATGGCGTTAACCCGTTGCAGCGCAATAGAAGCCGTCGAGTACGGGGTCCGGATCAACGCCGTCTCGCCCAGCATTGCCCGGCACAAGTTCCTGGACAAGACGAGTTCGCCTGAGCTGCTGGATCGGCTGTCCGCGAACGAGGCGTTCGGGCGCGCGGCGGAGCCGTGGGAGGTGGCGGCCACCATCGCGTTTCTGGCCAGCGACTACTCCAGTTACCTCACCGGCGAGGTGATCTCGGTATCGAGCCAGCATCCGTGA
- the ipdC gene encoding (3aS,4S,5R,7aS)-5-hydroxy-7a-methyl-1-oxo-octahydro-1H-indene-4-carboxyl-CoA dehydrogenase, which produces MRLKTPLTELVGVEHPVVQTGMGWVAGARLVSATANAGGLGILASATMTLDELATAIGKVKAATDKPFGVNIRADAADAGERVELMIREGVKVASFALAPKQELIARLKEAGAVVIPSIGAAKHARKVAGWGADAMIVQGGEGGGHTGPVATTLLLPSVLDAVKGTGIPVIAAGGFFDGRGLAAALSYGAAGVAMGTRFLLTSDSTVPDAVKRRYLEAALDGTVVTTRVDGMPHRVLRTGLVEKLESGSRARGFAAAVRNAAKFRKMSQMTWRSMIADGLAMRHGKDLTWSQVVMAANTPMLLKAGLVEGNTEAGVLASGQVAGILDDLPSCKELIESIVRDAIERLRAASALVAD; this is translated from the coding sequence GTGAGGCTCAAGACACCGCTGACCGAGCTGGTCGGCGTCGAGCACCCGGTGGTGCAGACCGGGATGGGCTGGGTGGCAGGCGCCCGGCTGGTGTCGGCGACCGCCAACGCGGGCGGGCTCGGCATCCTGGCGTCGGCCACCATGACGCTGGACGAGCTGGCAACGGCGATCGGCAAGGTGAAGGCCGCCACCGACAAGCCGTTCGGGGTGAACATCCGTGCCGATGCCGCCGACGCCGGCGAGCGTGTCGAGCTGATGATCCGCGAGGGCGTGAAGGTGGCCTCGTTCGCCCTGGCGCCCAAGCAGGAGCTGATAGCGCGGCTGAAAGAGGCTGGTGCCGTGGTTATCCCGTCGATTGGCGCGGCCAAGCATGCGCGCAAGGTCGCGGGCTGGGGTGCCGACGCGATGATCGTGCAGGGCGGCGAAGGCGGCGGGCACACCGGACCCGTCGCCACCACACTGCTGCTGCCGTCGGTGCTCGACGCCGTCAAGGGCACCGGCATCCCGGTGATCGCCGCGGGTGGCTTCTTCGACGGCCGCGGCCTTGCCGCGGCCCTGTCGTATGGGGCGGCCGGGGTGGCGATGGGCACTCGGTTTCTGCTCACCTCGGACTCCACCGTGCCCGACGCCGTCAAGCGGCGGTACCTAGAGGCGGCCCTGGACGGCACGGTGGTCACCACCCGCGTCGACGGCATGCCGCACCGGGTGCTGCGCACCGGGCTGGTCGAGAAGCTGGAAAGTGGTTCGCGGGCAAGGGGTTTCGCGGCCGCCGTGCGCAATGCCGCGAAGTTCAGGAAGATGTCGCAGATGACCTGGCGGTCGATGATCGCCGACGGCCTGGCGATGCGCCACGGCAAGGATTTGACCTGGTCGCAAGTGGTGATGGCGGCCAACACCCCGATGCTGCTGAAGGCCGGCCTGGTCGAGGGCAACACCGAGGCCGGCGTGCTGGCCTCCGGTCAGGTGGCCGGAATCCTCGACGACCTGCCGTCGTGCAAAGAGCTGATCGAGTCGATCGTGCGCGATGCGATCGAGCGTCTGCGGGCCGCCTCGGCGCTGGTGGCCGACTGA
- the ipdE1 gene encoding acyl-CoA dehydrogenase IpdE1 has translation MQDVEEFRAEVRGWLADNLVGEFAALKGLGGPGREHEAFEERRAWNRHLAAAGLTCLGWPVEHGGRGLSTAHRVAFYEEYARADAPDKVNHFGEELLGPTLIAFGTPEQQRRFLPRILDVTELWCQGYSEPGAGSDLANVSTTAELDGDQWVINGQKVWTSLAHLSQWCFVIARTEKGSKRHAGLSYLLVPLDQPGVHIRPIVQITGSAEFNEVFFDDARTDADLVVGQPGDGWRVAMGTLTFERGVSTLGQQIVYARELSNLAELARRNGAVDDPSIRERLTRAWAGLRAMRSYALATLEGPAVDGQDNVSKLLWANWHRDLGELAMDVIGKPGMTMTDGEFDEWQRLYLFTRADTIYGGSNEIQRNIIAERVLGLPREVKG, from the coding sequence ATGCAGGACGTCGAGGAGTTCCGGGCGGAGGTCCGCGGCTGGCTCGCCGACAATCTGGTCGGCGAATTCGCGGCGCTCAAGGGTCTGGGCGGGCCGGGACGCGAGCACGAGGCTTTCGAAGAGCGCCGCGCCTGGAACCGGCACCTCGCCGCCGCGGGCCTGACGTGCCTGGGCTGGCCGGTGGAGCACGGTGGCCGTGGGCTTTCGACCGCGCACCGGGTGGCGTTCTACGAGGAGTACGCGCGCGCCGACGCTCCCGACAAGGTCAACCACTTCGGGGAAGAGCTGCTCGGGCCGACGCTGATCGCGTTCGGAACGCCCGAGCAGCAGCGGCGCTTCCTGCCGCGCATCCTCGACGTCACCGAGCTGTGGTGCCAGGGATACTCGGAGCCCGGCGCCGGCAGCGACCTGGCCAACGTCTCGACCACCGCCGAGCTCGACGGCGACCAGTGGGTGATCAACGGCCAGAAGGTGTGGACGTCATTGGCGCACCTGTCGCAGTGGTGCTTCGTGATCGCCCGCACCGAGAAGGGCTCCAAACGCCACGCTGGCCTGTCGTATCTGCTGGTGCCGTTGGATCAGCCGGGCGTGCACATCCGGCCGATCGTCCAGATCACCGGCAGCGCCGAGTTCAACGAGGTGTTCTTCGACGATGCCCGCACCGACGCCGACCTGGTGGTGGGCCAGCCGGGTGACGGTTGGCGGGTTGCGATGGGCACGCTCACCTTCGAGCGCGGCGTCTCGACGCTCGGTCAGCAAATCGTTTACGCCCGTGAGCTTTCCAATTTGGCCGAGCTGGCACGGCGCAACGGTGCCGTCGATGACCCGTCCATCCGGGAGCGGCTGACCCGGGCGTGGGCCGGGCTGCGGGCGATGCGTTCGTATGCTCTGGCCACCTTGGAAGGGCCAGCCGTCGACGGCCAGGACAACGTGTCGAAGTTGTTGTGGGCCAACTGGCATCGCGATCTGGGCGAGCTGGCGATGGACGTGATCGGCAAGCCCGGGATGACCATGACCGACGGCGAATTCGACGAATGGCAGCGGCTGTACCTGTTCACTCGCGCCGACACCATCTACGGCGGATCCAACGAGATCCAGCGCAACATCATCGCCGAGCGGGTGCTCGGCCTGCCCCGGGAGGTCAAGGGATGA
- the ipdB gene encoding cholesterol ring-cleaving hydrolase subunit IpdB: MTTRAEVCAVACAELFRDAGEIMISPMTTMASIGARLARLTFSPDILLTDGEAQLLADTPALGKTGAIEGWMPFGRVFETLAWGRRHVVMGANQVDRFGNQNLSAFGPLQHPTRQMFGVRGAPGNSINHATSYWVGNHSRRVFCEAVDVVCGIGYDKVAPGNPAFRFVNVFRVVSNLGVFDFAGPDHTMRALTLHPGVSPDDVREATSFEVHGLDEAPETRLPTDEELRLIREVIDPKALRDREIRS; this comes from the coding sequence GTGACCACCCGGGCCGAGGTGTGCGCGGTCGCCTGCGCCGAATTGTTCCGCGACGCGGGCGAGATCATGATCAGCCCGATGACGACCATGGCGTCGATTGGAGCCCGGCTGGCGCGTCTCACGTTCTCCCCCGACATCCTGCTGACCGACGGCGAGGCCCAGCTGCTGGCGGATACCCCGGCGTTGGGCAAGACGGGAGCCATCGAGGGCTGGATGCCGTTCGGCCGGGTGTTCGAGACGCTGGCCTGGGGCCGACGACATGTGGTGATGGGCGCCAATCAGGTTGACCGCTTTGGGAATCAGAACCTGTCGGCGTTCGGGCCGCTGCAGCATCCGACCCGGCAGATGTTCGGTGTCCGGGGTGCGCCCGGCAACTCCATCAACCACGCGACCAGTTACTGGGTCGGCAACCATTCCAGGCGGGTATTCTGCGAGGCGGTCGACGTGGTCTGCGGCATCGGCTACGACAAGGTGGCCCCGGGCAACCCGGCGTTCCGGTTCGTCAACGTCTTCCGGGTGGTGTCCAACCTCGGGGTGTTCGACTTCGCCGGCCCGGACCACACGATGCGGGCACTGACCCTGCACCCCGGGGTCTCGCCCGACGACGTCCGCGAGGCCACCTCGTTCGAGGTGCACGGGCTCGACGAAGCCCCCGAGACGAGGCTGCCGACCGACGAGGAGCTGCGCCTGATCCGCGAGGTCATCGATCCGAAGGCGCTGCGCGACAGGGAGATCCGTTCGTGA
- the fadD3 gene encoding 3-((3aS,4S,7aS)-7a-methyl-1,5-dioxo-octahydro-1H-inden-4-yl)propanoate--CoA ligase FadD3, translated as MSSDPRTVPAALDRLARLLPDHDALITEERSFTAAALRDEVHRAAAALISLGVEPGDRVAIWSPNTWHWVVACLAIHCAGAAMVPLNTRYTAEEAADILARTRAPVLFAMGTFLGANRVAGLDRDALPALRHIVRVPIEADDGTWDRFIARGHDLDAVQARAAAVSADDVSDILFTSGTTGRSKGVLCAHRQSLSASASWAANGKITSDDRYLCINPFFHNFGYKAGILACLQTGATLIPHLTFDPLRALQAIEQHRITVLPGPPTIYQTLLDHPARGDYDLSSLRFAVTGAATVPVVLVERMQSELDIDIVLTAYGLTEANGMGTMCRPDDDAVTVATTCGRPFADFELRIGDTGEVLLRGPNVMLGYLDDPEATAAAIDSDGWLHTGDIGAVDEAGNLRITDRLKDMYICGGFNVYPAEVEQVLARMDGVADAAVIGVPDERLGEVGRAFVVCRPGSRLDEKSVIAYAREHLANFKAPRSVRFVDALPRNAGGKVVKSLLRELA; from the coding sequence ATGTCGAGCGATCCCCGCACCGTGCCCGCGGCGCTGGATCGTCTCGCGCGCCTACTCCCCGACCACGACGCGCTGATCACCGAGGAGCGAAGCTTCACAGCGGCCGCGCTGCGCGACGAGGTGCACCGGGCCGCGGCCGCGCTGATCTCGTTGGGCGTCGAGCCCGGCGACCGGGTGGCAATCTGGTCGCCGAACACCTGGCACTGGGTGGTCGCCTGCCTGGCCATCCACTGCGCCGGCGCCGCGATGGTGCCGCTGAACACTCGTTATACCGCCGAAGAGGCCGCCGATATCCTGGCCCGCACCCGTGCGCCGGTGCTGTTCGCTATGGGCACGTTCCTGGGCGCCAACCGGGTGGCCGGCTTGGACCGCGACGCCTTGCCCGCGCTGCGGCACATCGTGCGCGTGCCGATCGAGGCCGATGACGGGACATGGGACCGGTTCATCGCGCGCGGTCACGACCTCGATGCCGTCCAAGCCCGCGCCGCCGCCGTCAGCGCCGACGACGTCAGCGACATCCTGTTCACCTCCGGCACCACCGGCCGCAGCAAAGGCGTGCTCTGCGCCCACCGGCAGTCGCTGTCGGCCTCGGCATCGTGGGCCGCCAACGGCAAGATCACCAGCGACGACCGCTACCTGTGCATTAACCCGTTCTTCCACAATTTCGGCTACAAGGCCGGCATCCTGGCCTGCCTGCAGACCGGCGCGACGTTGATCCCTCACCTCACCTTCGATCCGCTGCGCGCTCTGCAGGCCATCGAGCAACACCGCATCACCGTGTTGCCCGGGCCGCCCACCATCTACCAGACCCTGCTGGACCACCCGGCCCGCGGTGACTACGACCTGAGCTCACTGCGGTTCGCGGTGACCGGGGCGGCCACGGTGCCGGTTGTGTTGGTGGAACGTATGCAGTCCGAACTGGACATCGACATCGTGCTCACCGCCTACGGTTTGACCGAGGCCAACGGGATGGGCACGATGTGCCGCCCCGACGACGACGCGGTGACGGTCGCCACCACCTGCGGACGCCCATTCGCAGATTTCGAACTGCGCATAGGTGACACCGGAGAAGTCCTGCTGCGTGGGCCCAACGTCATGCTGGGCTATCTGGACGACCCCGAAGCGACCGCCGCCGCAATAGATTCCGACGGCTGGCTACACACCGGCGATATCGGCGCCGTCGACGAGGCGGGCAACCTGCGGATCACCGACCGGCTCAAGGACATGTACATCTGCGGGGGATTCAACGTCTACCCCGCCGAGGTCGAGCAGGTGTTGGCCCGGATGGACGGCGTGGCCGATGCCGCGGTGATCGGGGTTCCCGACGAGCGGCTGGGCGAGGTCGGCAGGGCGTTCGTGGTCTGCCGG
- a CDS encoding PPE family protein produces the protein MVNFAVLPPEINSLRMFTGAGSAPMLDAAAAWDGLASELGSAASSFSSVTSGLAGQAWQGAASAAMAAAAAPYAGFLGAAATQAQAAAAQAKTVAAVFEAARAATIHPLAVAANRTAFVQLVRSNFLGLNAPAIMAAESAYEQIWAADVAAMTGYHAGASAAAAQLVPLPASLQQFLQGLPNLGIGNKGNANIGSGNTGSGNVGDGNKGGSNLGGGNIGDRNIGSGNTGSDNFGSGNALDGNVGFGNRGSGVGGGHNVGLGNTGNFNMGFGNRGDANSGGGNTGDNNIGAGNTGNFNFGFGNTGDNNIGIGLTGNNQRGINLAGLLNSGAGNIGLGNSGTNNIGFFNSGDGNIGIFNTGTNFLVPGEPNSNVGFGNSGIANIGFGNAGTLNTGFGNAGTLNTGFGNAGSGNTGVGNAGTLNTGVYNSGSYNTGNGNSGDINTGLWNSGDVNTAFGATTDSGLTNSGFGNTGTEMSGFFNTASGPMPRRISGFFNTASGGAFFNGQLSGIGNIGVPGVPFAPGQSGVGSGFFNMGTALSGFLSLGRLVQ, from the coding sequence GTGGTCAATTTCGCGGTATTGCCACCGGAAATCAATTCTTTGCGGATGTTCACCGGTGCGGGTTCGGCGCCGATGCTGGACGCTGCGGCCGCGTGGGACGGGTTAGCGTCGGAGCTGGGGTCGGCGGCGTCGTCGTTTTCGTCGGTGACCTCGGGGTTGGCCGGTCAGGCCTGGCAGGGCGCCGCCTCTGCGGCGATGGCGGCCGCGGCCGCCCCGTATGCGGGGTTCCTCGGCGCGGCGGCCACCCAAGCACAAGCGGCTGCCGCGCAGGCCAAAACGGTGGCCGCTGTGTTCGAGGCTGCGCGGGCCGCGACGATTCATCCGCTGGCGGTGGCGGCCAACCGCACCGCGTTCGTGCAGCTGGTGCGGTCAAACTTCTTGGGACTGAATGCGCCGGCGATCATGGCCGCCGAGTCCGCCTACGAGCAGATATGGGCCGCCGACGTGGCGGCGATGACGGGCTATCACGCCGGGGCGTCGGCGGCGGCCGCGCAGTTGGTCCCGTTGCCGGCCAGCCTGCAGCAGTTCCTGCAGGGCCTGCCCAACCTGGGCATCGGCAATAAAGGCAATGCCAACATCGGTAGCGGCAACACCGGCAGCGGCAACGTGGGGGACGGCAACAAGGGCGGCTCCAACCTGGGCGGCGGAAACATCGGCGACCGCAATATCGGCAGCGGCAACACCGGCAGCGACAACTTCGGCTCCGGCAACGCCCTCGACGGCAACGTCGGCTTCGGCAACCGCGGTTCCGGCGTCGGTGGCGGCCACAACGTGGGCCTGGGCAACACCGGCAATTTCAACATGGGCTTCGGCAACAGAGGCGACGCCAACAGCGGCGGCGGCAACACCGGCGACAACAACATCGGTGCCGGCAACACCGGCAATTTCAACTTCGGCTTCGGCAACACCGGCGACAACAACATCGGGATCGGGCTCACCGGCAACAATCAGCGGGGCATCAACCTGGCCGGGCTGCTGAACTCCGGCGCCGGCAACATCGGCCTGGGCAACTCGGGCACCAACAACATCGGTTTCTTCAACTCCGGTGACGGCAACATTGGCATCTTCAACACAGGCACCAATTTCCTGGTGCCAGGCGAGCCCAATAGCAACGTCGGCTTCGGCAACTCGGGCATCGCCAACATCGGCTTCGGGAACGCGGGTACGTTGAACACCGGTTTCGGGAACGCGGGTACGTTGAACACCGGTTTCGGGAACGCGGGTTCGGGAAACACCGGTGTCGGGAACGCCGGAACTCTCAACACGGGCGTATACAACTCGGGCAGCTACAACACCGGCAATGGGAATTCCGGCGACATCAACACGGGTTTGTGGAATTCCGGCGATGTGAACACGGCCTTCGGGGCCACTACCGACAGCGGCCTGACCAACTCGGGCTTTGGAAACACTGGCACCGAAATGTCGGGCTTCTTCAACACGGCCAGCGGCCCCATGCCTCGCCGAATCTCGGGCTTTTTCAATACGGCCAGCGGTGGCGCTTTCTTCAACGGCCAGCTCTCCGGCATTGGAAACATCGGCGTACCGGGTGTCCCCTTTGCCCCCGGCCAAAGCGGCGTGGGCTCGGGGTTTTTCAACATGGGCACCGCGTTGTCGGGCTTCCTCAGCCTAGGCCGGCTGGTGCAATAG